From the Patescibacteria group bacterium genome, the window TATTTCTTGCGCTTTTCGATGATCGTCTGTGCGACGTTGTTTGGAACCTCTGCATAGTGATCAAATTCCATCACTGCGGCCGCTCGTCCCTGTGACATTGAGCGTAAGCTGGTGGTATATCCAAACATTGAAGCGAGAGGAACAAATGCGTTGATGAGCTTGATACCGTTTGGTCTGTCTTCCATCTTGTTGATTTGACCACGTTTGGCGTTCAAGTCCCCGATAACATCGCCCATGAAGTCTTCAGGGGTAGTTACTTCAACTTTCATGACAGGCTCGAGCAATACTGGCTTGGCTTTCTTGAAACCGTCCTGGAAGGCCATAGAAGCGGCGATTTTGAAGGCAACCTCAGAAGAGTCAACTTCATGGTAAGAACCGTCATATACCTCTGCTGTGACGTCAACAACTGGGTAACCAGCAATAACACCACGGCCCATAGCTTCCTTGATACCCTCTTCGATCGGTTTGATATATTCACGAGGGATAGCGCCACCAACGATAGAGTTGATGAAGACAAATCCTGCACCCTGCTCAGAAGGCTTGAGTCTGAGCCAGCAGTGACCATATTGACCACGACCACCGGTCTGACGAATGTATTTACCCTCTTGAGTGACTTCCTCACGAATAGTTTCGCGGAAAGCTACCTGTGGAGCACCGACATTGGCTTCGACTTTGAACTCGCGTTTCATACGATCTACGATGATCTCGAGGTGAAGTTCGCCCATACCAGCGATAATCGTCTGAGAAGTTTCCTCATCAGTTCGAACACGGAAGGTAGGGTCTTCCTCGGCCAATCTCTGTAGAGCGATACCCATTTTTTCCTGATCAGCTTTGGTCTTTGGCTCAATCGCAATATCGATAACTGGCTCTGGGAAGGTAATCTTCTCGAGAATTACAGGGGATGTGAGATCGCAAAGCGTGTCACCAGTAGTTGTATTAGAAAGTCCGACAGCGGCAGCGATTTCACCAGCGTAGACTGTGTCTACTTCCTCACGGTGATTGGCATGAAGTCGGACGATTCGGCCGATTCTCTCTTTGTTGCCAGTAGTAGAGTTTAGAATATATGAACCCTTGGTCAAAATACCGCGATAAAGGCGGAAGAAGATCAATTTACCAACAAATGGGTCAGTTGCGACCTTGAAAGCAAGTGCGGCAAATGGCTCGTTGTCGACTGGATTAACGTCAACTTCTGCATCAGTCTTGGGGTCAATACCACGTGCTGGTGGAACATCGAGAGGAGAAGGAAGATAGGCTACGATTGCATCAAGCAAGGAAACTGCGATGACACCGCGTCCGTCGCCACCCAATACTGGGTAGAATTGGCCAGAGATACAAGCTTTACGAATAAGTATTTTCAGCTCTTCGTTTGAGATTGATTCGCCGCCAAGATATTTCTCCATGAGCGCGTCATCATACTCAACAACTTTCTCAACCAGCTTCTCGCGCCACTCATTGGCCTTGTCTACCATATCAGCTGGGATCTCAACTTCTTCGAGCTTGTGATCTTTGTAATCCTTGTAAGTGTAGGCTTTCATGTCGACGAGATCGACGATACCGTTGATCGCCTGCTCAAATCCGATTGGGATCTGAATTGGTGAGGCATTCTTGGAAAGGCGAAGGTGCATAGACTCGAGTGAGCGATAGAAGTCGCCACCGGTTTGATTGATCTTGTTGATGAAGCACATACGAGGAACGTTGTACTTGTCGGCTTGGCGCCAGACAGTCTCAGACTGTGGCTCTACGCCCATCTTGCCATCGAAGATGACTACTGCACCGTCGAGTACACGAAGAGAACGCTCAACCTCTACAGTGAAGTCTACGTGGCCTGGAGTATCGATAATATTGATGCGGTGATCTTTCCAAAAACAGGTGGTAGCAGCTGAGGTGATGGTAATACCACGCTCACGCTCTTGCTCCATCCAGTCCATGGTCGCAGCACCTTCATGAACCTCGCCGATCTTGTGGACGCGGCCGGTGGTGTACAAAATACCCTCAGTGACGGTGGTCTTGCCAGCGTCAATGTGAGCGATTGTACCAATATTTCGAACTCGGTCTAGTGTGTAGTCTCTTGCCATAAATTTCCTAAGTAATTCTTAATTTTTATTCGTTAATTTTTATTCAAATTCAAATTTGTAATTCTAAATTAATAATTGATTAGAAATTAATAATTAGGAACTAAAAATTTGATTGCCCTAGCAATCTAAAATTTTCCCCATTTCCGTTCAATATTAACACAATTATTCCCAAAGTGTCAATCGTGATTGAACGTGCCACAAATAGGCCATAAACGACAATTCCCTCACCCGCTGTGGGGTGAGGGACTGCAATCCTTATGGGGACTATTGGTTCACGGTTTCGACCGTGATTTCGGTGACCGTCGTGGTCACCACTTTTCTGAATCTCAGCACGGTGACGGGGGGAAGCTCCGGCTCTGGTCTCTTCGAGACGGGCCGAATCATCGCCATTCGTGCTGCGACGGCCTTTGCCCGAACCTCGGGCTGGAGAATCTCACTGTACTGGGTGGCGAGATCCAAGATCTGCGCCTTTGCAGCACGTGTCTTCATCGACACAAGCAATTGAATAAGTTCAATCGCCTCGTCGACCCCTCCGGGTTTTGACCCTTTTACTACGATTTGGCCAGCAATCTCGCTAGCCGTCTGCTTCTGCATTTTCTGCATCCTCCGTTTTGTATTACCGCTATGCTTGCGGTAGACCAATTCTAGCACAAATCACCTTGACATGTCAAGGGAAAAGGAGTATAATATTAATTATCCAAAGAGCAGTTCGTGCTTGGAGGAAGATTTCTAAAGGAGGTAACGCTCATGCGTTACACATTAATAATCCTGGCCATCGTGGCTATTATCCTTCTGAGTGGGTGTTCTGGCCTACAGGCTAAGTTCCCACGGATCGAAAGGGTCCGCATGGACCGACCCTCGTCCTCCTTTATCGTTGTGACCAATAGGGCAGACGGCTATGTAAATGCCGAATGCTACTATCTGGTCGACCATCTTGGCCAGCCAACGTCCAACGCGGCTGGTACGAAACATGTCGTTTTCACGACAAATCAGGTCAAAGTGATCGGGTTTGATCGTGAAAGAGGTCAGGCAATATTTGTCGTGACATCAGGCTATTGGGACTCGCTCCCCACAGCGGTCCCTGTTTATGTGGCGGCCCAGTATTCAAACTGGGTCTGGGATTATTCCCACCC encodes:
- the fusA gene encoding elongation factor G, which gives rise to MARDYTLDRVRNIGTIAHIDAGKTTVTEGILYTTGRVHKIGEVHEGAATMDWMEQERERGITITSAATTCFWKDHRINIIDTPGHVDFTVEVERSLRVLDGAVVIFDGKMGVEPQSETVWRQADKYNVPRMCFINKINQTGGDFYRSLESMHLRLSKNASPIQIPIGFEQAINGIVDLVDMKAYTYKDYKDHKLEEVEIPADMVDKANEWREKLVEKVVEYDDALMEKYLGGESISNEELKILIRKACISGQFYPVLGGDGRGVIAVSLLDAIVAYLPSPLDVPPARGIDPKTDAEVDVNPVDNEPFAALAFKVATDPFVGKLIFFRLYRGILTKGSYILNSTTGNKERIGRIVRLHANHREEVDTVYAGEIAAAVGLSNTTTGDTLCDLTSPVILEKITFPEPVIDIAIEPKTKADQEKMGIALQRLAEEDPTFRVRTDEETSQTIIAGMGELHLEIIVDRMKREFKVEANVGAPQVAFRETIREEVTQEGKYIRQTGGRGQYGHCWLRLKPSEQGAGFVFINSIVGGAIPREYIKPIEEGIKEAMGRGVIAGYPVVDVTAEVYDGSYHEVDSSEVAFKIAASMAFQDGFKKAKPVLLEPVMKVEVTTPEDFMGDVIGDLNAKRGQINKMEDRPNGIKLINAFVPLASMFGYTTSLRSMSQGRAAAVMEFDHYAEVPNNVAQTIIEKRKK